The Vespa velutina chromosome 4, iVesVel2.1, whole genome shotgun sequence genome has a window encoding:
- the LOC124948339 gene encoding large subunit GTPase 1 homolog isoform X2: protein MGKKTKGQNLGKSLIRDRFSSTTARKFRGDVSKLHSENVNDGYDWACLNLQSVTEESSFEEFLSTADLAGTEFNAEKLNIKFVNLHGLPGLLTKDEKKKVLEAHEKNKGYLKIPRRPKWDSSTTGEDLQATEKEEFLEWRRGLAILQESEAAEEEKIEEESDENVEDEKIEEESDENVEDEKIEEESDENVEDEKTEEESDENVEDSVDEQKNDYSDQDRISNDENNESKEESLDNQSIENKEIQCRDNKMSELGENISSINNSSELLTRDKLILLFRSIYKEKTYMEGVTTIGMVGYPNVGKSSTINALLQYKKVSVSATPGKTKHFQTLFLDKDLLLCDCPGLVMPSFVCTKADMILNGILPIDQMRDHVPPVTLLGTLIPKYVIEDMYGIMLPVPAEGEDPDRSPTAEEILNAYGYNRGFMTQNGQPDNPRTARYVLKDFVNGKLLYCVAPPTQNQNEFHQFPEPRRIKKENTHIPPRMVRAIGGRRVMSEELDKKFLKQVCSGVHARGVLGKSSGVPNVHNHNGVESIAGSMQSLCIEEKPWKKINKHCNKKKREKARRLYGHLDQH, encoded by the exons ATGGGAAAGAAAACTAAAGGGCAAAATTTAGGAAAATCCTTAATCAGGGATCGTTTTTCCTCTACGACCGCGAGAAAATTTCGTGGTGATGTATCGAAG CTACATTCGGAAAATGTTAACGATGGATACGATTGGGCCTGTCTCAATCTTCAATCTGTCACGGAGGAAAGTTCCTTCGAAGAATTCCTTTCTACCGCTGATCTTGCCGGAACGGAATTCAATGCGGAAAagttaaatatcaaatttgttaatttacaTGGTTTACCAGGTTTATTGACCaaagatgagaagaaaaaggtttTGGAAGCAcacgaaaagaataaaggataTCTTAAAATACCGAGAAGACCCAAATGGGATAGTTCTACTACAGGAGAAGATTTACAAGCtacggagaaagaagaatttttagaATGGAGACGTGGATTAGCTATTTTACAAGAGTCTGAAG CTGcagaagaggagaaaattgAGGAAGAATCGGATGAGAATGTTGAAGATGAGAAAATTGAGGAAGAATCGGATGAGAATGTTGAAGATGAGAAAATTGAGGAAGAATCGGATGAGAATGTTGAAGATGAGAAAACTGAGGAAGAATCGGATGAGAATGTTGAAGATTCTGTTGATGAGcagaaaaatgattatagtGATCAGGATCGTATAagtaatgatgaaaataatgaaagtaagGAAGAGTCATTAGATAATCAgtcaatagaaaataaagaaatacaatgtagagataataaaatgtcTGAACTTGGGGAAAATATAtcatcaattaataattcatcagAATTATTAACCAGggataaattgatattattatttaggtcaatatataaagaaaaaacatatatgGAAGGGGTTACAACGATTGGTATGGTAGGATATCCTAATGTTGGTAAAAGTTCTACGATTAATGCATTATTACAATACAAAAAAGTCTCAGTATCAGCTACGCCAGGGAAAACGAAGCATTTTCAAACTCTCTTTTTGGATAAAGATTTACTTTTATGCGATTGTCCTGGTTTAGTGATGCCATCGTTCGTTTGTACTAAAGCTGATATGATTTTAAATGGGATATTACCGATAGATCAAATGAGAGATCATGTTCCACCAGTTACGTTACTTGGTACATTAATACCTAAATATGTAATAGAAGATATGTATGGTATTATGTTACCTGTACCGGCGGAAGGAGAAGATCCAGATAGATCACCAACTGcggaagaaattttaaatgcaTATGGAT ataATAGAGGTTTTATGACACAAAATGGACAACCAGATAATCCACGAACTGCTCGTTATGttttaaaagattttgtaAATGGCAAATTGTTATATTGTGTTGCCCCACCAACacaaaatcaaaatgaatttcatCAATTTCCAGAACCgcgaagaattaaaaaagaaaatacacatatacctCCTAGAATGGTTCGTGCAATAGGGGGAAGGAGAGTTATGTCTGaagaattagataaaaaatttttaaaacaagTATGTAGTGGCGTTCATGCCAGAGGTGTTCTTGGAAAATCATCTGGTGTACCAAATGTCCACAATCATAA TGGTGTGGAGTCTATAGCTGGTTCAATGCAAAGCCTTTGTATCGAGGAAAAGCcatggaaaaaaattaataaacattgcaataaaaagaaacgggaAAAGGCTAGAAGATTATACGGTCATCTTGATCAACATTAA
- the LOC124948339 gene encoding large subunit GTPase 1 homolog isoform X1 — protein sequence MGKKTKGQNLGKSLIRDRFSSTTARKFRGDVSKLHSENVNDGYDWACLNLQSVTEESSFEEFLSTADLAGTEFNAEKLNIKFVNLHGLPGLLTKDEKKKVLEAHEKNKGYLKIPRRPKWDSSTTGEDLQATEKEEFLEWRRGLAILQESEGLILTPYEKNLEFWRQLWRVVERSDIIVQIVDGRNPLLFRCEDLENYVKEIDSKKMNLILINKADFLNDRQRQSWAEYFTSINVRIAFFSAKLAAEEEKIEEESDENVEDEKIEEESDENVEDEKIEEESDENVEDEKTEEESDENVEDSVDEQKNDYSDQDRISNDENNESKEESLDNQSIENKEIQCRDNKMSELGENISSINNSSELLTRDKLILLFRSIYKEKTYMEGVTTIGMVGYPNVGKSSTINALLQYKKVSVSATPGKTKHFQTLFLDKDLLLCDCPGLVMPSFVCTKADMILNGILPIDQMRDHVPPVTLLGTLIPKYVIEDMYGIMLPVPAEGEDPDRSPTAEEILNAYGYNRGFMTQNGQPDNPRTARYVLKDFVNGKLLYCVAPPTQNQNEFHQFPEPRRIKKENTHIPPRMVRAIGGRRVMSEELDKKFLKQVCSGVHARGVLGKSSGVPNVHNHNGVESIAGSMQSLCIEEKPWKKINKHCNKKKREKARRLYGHLDQH from the exons ATGGGAAAGAAAACTAAAGGGCAAAATTTAGGAAAATCCTTAATCAGGGATCGTTTTTCCTCTACGACCGCGAGAAAATTTCGTGGTGATGTATCGAAG CTACATTCGGAAAATGTTAACGATGGATACGATTGGGCCTGTCTCAATCTTCAATCTGTCACGGAGGAAAGTTCCTTCGAAGAATTCCTTTCTACCGCTGATCTTGCCGGAACGGAATTCAATGCGGAAAagttaaatatcaaatttgttaatttacaTGGTTTACCAGGTTTATTGACCaaagatgagaagaaaaaggtttTGGAAGCAcacgaaaagaataaaggataTCTTAAAATACCGAGAAGACCCAAATGGGATAGTTCTACTACAGGAGAAGATTTACAAGCtacggagaaagaagaatttttagaATGGAGACGTGGATTAGCTATTTTACAAGAGTCTGAAGGTCTTATACTTACgccttatgaaaaaaatttagaattttGGCGACAATTATGGAGAGTAGTAGAACGTAGCGATATTATTGTTCAAATTGTCGATGGAAGAAATCCTTTATTATTCCGTTGTGAAGATTTGGAAAATTACGTTAAAGAAATTgattcgaaaaaaatgaatttaatactTATCAATAAGGCAGACTTTTTAAACGATCGTCAAAGGCAATCATGGGCGGAATATTTTACAAGTATTAATGTAcgaattgcttttttttctgctaAATTAGCTGcagaagaggagaaaattgAGGAAGAATCGGATGAGAATGTTGAAGATGAGAAAATTGAGGAAGAATCGGATGAGAATGTTGAAGATGAGAAAATTGAGGAAGAATCGGATGAGAATGTTGAAGATGAGAAAACTGAGGAAGAATCGGATGAGAATGTTGAAGATTCTGTTGATGAGcagaaaaatgattatagtGATCAGGATCGTATAagtaatgatgaaaataatgaaagtaagGAAGAGTCATTAGATAATCAgtcaatagaaaataaagaaatacaatgtagagataataaaatgtcTGAACTTGGGGAAAATATAtcatcaattaataattcatcagAATTATTAACCAGggataaattgatattattatttaggtcaatatataaagaaaaaacatatatgGAAGGGGTTACAACGATTGGTATGGTAGGATATCCTAATGTTGGTAAAAGTTCTACGATTAATGCATTATTACAATACAAAAAAGTCTCAGTATCAGCTACGCCAGGGAAAACGAAGCATTTTCAAACTCTCTTTTTGGATAAAGATTTACTTTTATGCGATTGTCCTGGTTTAGTGATGCCATCGTTCGTTTGTACTAAAGCTGATATGATTTTAAATGGGATATTACCGATAGATCAAATGAGAGATCATGTTCCACCAGTTACGTTACTTGGTACATTAATACCTAAATATGTAATAGAAGATATGTATGGTATTATGTTACCTGTACCGGCGGAAGGAGAAGATCCAGATAGATCACCAACTGcggaagaaattttaaatgcaTATGGAT ataATAGAGGTTTTATGACACAAAATGGACAACCAGATAATCCACGAACTGCTCGTTATGttttaaaagattttgtaAATGGCAAATTGTTATATTGTGTTGCCCCACCAACacaaaatcaaaatgaatttcatCAATTTCCAGAACCgcgaagaattaaaaaagaaaatacacatatacctCCTAGAATGGTTCGTGCAATAGGGGGAAGGAGAGTTATGTCTGaagaattagataaaaaatttttaaaacaagTATGTAGTGGCGTTCATGCCAGAGGTGTTCTTGGAAAATCATCTGGTGTACCAAATGTCCACAATCATAA TGGTGTGGAGTCTATAGCTGGTTCAATGCAAAGCCTTTGTATCGAGGAAAAGCcatggaaaaaaattaataaacattgcaataaaaagaaacgggaAAAGGCTAGAAGATTATACGGTCATCTTGATCAACATTAA